The sequence below is a genomic window from Rhodococcus sp. 4CII.
TGATTCACCGAACACGACCTTAGGAGAATCGCGACATGGACCTCAGCCACAAAGTCGCCGTCGTCACCGGCAGCGGGCAGGGCCTCGGGCTCGCCTACGCCCAGGACCTGGCCCGACACGGCGCAGCGGTCGTGATCAACGACGTCAACCAGGCCACCGCCGACGCCGCCGTCGCAGAGATCACCGCCGCGGGCGGGCGCGCCGTCGCCGTCGTCGCCGCGGTCGGCAGCACCGACACCGCCCAGAAGTTGGTCGCCGGCGCGGTCGAGGCATTCGGCCACCTCGACATCATGGTCACCAACGCCGGCATCCTCCGCGACAAGGTGCTGTGGAAGATGACCGACGACGACTTCGACGCGGTCGTCGGCGTGCACCTGCGCGGCACGTTCACCTGCGTGCGCGAAGCGGTCCTGCGCTTCCGCGAGCAGGGCGGCGGCGGTCGAATCATCTGCATCGGCTCCCCCGCCGGGCAGCGCGGCAACTTCGGCCAGACCAACTACTCCGGTGCCAAATCGGGCATCGTCGGCATGGTCCGCACCTGGGCGCTCGAACTGCAGCGCGCCGGGATCACCGCCAACGCCGTCTGCCCTGTCGCCGCCACCGCGATGACCGAGACCGTCCCGTTCCTGGCCCCCTACATCGAGGGCATGAAGAGCGGCGAACCGCTACCCGGCATCATCCGCCGCGAGGTGGGCATGGGCACCCCCGACGACGCCGCCGGAATCATCTCGTTCCTCGCGTCCGATGACGCGGCCGACATCACCGGGCAGGCCTTCGCCGTCGGCGGCGACCGCCTCGCGCTGTGGACGCACCCCGAACTGACCGCGGTCGAGTACCACGACGGCGGCTGGTCGGCCGACGACATCGCCGACCGGTGGGCTCGCACGTTCGGCGACTCCGTGCAGTCCGTCGGCGAGGAGTTCCCCGAGGAGCTGATGGCGAAATGAGCCGATACGAGTACGGCATCGACTTCGACAAGATCGCCGCCATCGACATCCACACCCACGTCGAGATCGACGGCTGCGGGCACCGGTCCCTCGACGACGAACTGATGGCCGCGTCGGAGAAATACTTCAAATCCGGCGAAGAACGCACGCCGACCATCGACACCATCGCCGACCACTACCGGGCCCGGAACATGGCCGCTGTCGTGTTCACCGTCGACGCAGGCGCCGCCACCGGCCACGCCGCGAACTCCGTCGAGGAGATCGCCGAGGGTGCCGCCCGCCACAACGACGTCCTCATCCCGTTCGGGTCCGTCGACCCCTGGCAGGGCAAGGCCGCCGTGCGGCGCGTGCACCGCCTCGTCGACGAGTACGGCGTCAAGGGGTTCAAGTTCCACCCCAGCATGCAGGGCTTCGAACCGAACGACCGCCGCTTCTACCCGCTCTACGAAGCCATCACCGAGGCCGGTGTCCCCGCCCTGTTCCACACCGGACAGACCGGGATCGGCGCCGGACTGCCCGGCGGGCACGGCATCAAACTGCGCTACTCCGACCCGATGCTTCTCGACGACGTCGCCGCCGACTTCCCCGACCTCACCGTGATCATGGCCCACCCCGCGGTGCCGTGGGTCGACGCGCAGATCTCCATCGCCACCCACAAGGCCAACGTCTTCATCGACCTGTCCGGGTGGTCGCCCAAGTACTTCCCGCCGCAACTGGTCAAGGCCGCCAACAGCATGCTCCGCGGCAAGGTGCTCTTCGGCTCCGACTTCCCCGTCATCCAGGTCGACCGCTGGATGACCGACTTCGCGAACCTCGACATCAAACCGGAGGTCGCGCCCCTGATCTTCAAGCGGAACGCGTTGCGCGTTCTCGGCATCAAGCACTGACCGGGCTCACCGAACCACCAGGAGACATCGTGACCACCGCAACCACCACCCGGGTCGCCACCCTCGCCGACCTCACCGCCCTCGAAGGGCAACCGCTCGGCACCAGTTCGTGGATCGACATCCCCCAGCAGCGGATCGACACGTTCGCCGACGCCACCGACGACCACCAGTGGATTCACGTCGACCCCGAACGAGCGAAGGCGGAGAGCCCGTTCGGCGGGCCCATCGCGCACGGCTACCTCACGTTGTCGCTGATCATCCCCATGTGGGACGAGATCCTGACCGTCGACAGTGTGACCATGGCCGTCAACTACGGGCTGAACAAGGTCCGGTTCACCAACCCGGTGCCCGCCGAGGGACGCGTCCGGCTCAACGCGACGCTGCAGTCCGTCGAACAGCTGCCCAAGGGCGGCGTCCAGGTGACCGTCGCCGGGCAGATCGAACTCGAGGGCAGCGAACGACCCGCGGTAGTCGTCGAGGCCGTCTACCGCTTCTTCGAGTAACCCACCTGTGAGTACTTGTCGATCGCCCCCGCGGTTGACAAGTACTCACAGGTGCCGGAGGCGCACTACTCGGGAGCCTGATCCTCGGGCTCGACCTGTTCCACCTGCTCACGCTCGGACGCGTTGCCCGCGATCCCCTTCGCCTCGCGTTCGGCCGCCAGACGGTCTTCCATGTCGTCGACGAGATCTGCGATCCGCTGGTGCTCGGGGAGGTGCTGATCGTGTCGATCCGAATTCGCCTTCATCACGCTCCTTCCGCTCTGTGTGACGTGCCGGAATCCTGCGACTTCCGTAACGCACAATTCGAACTGTACGCCGCGGGTTCGGTCGAAGCGGGCATTCGGGGCGGGCCGAACTGGACGCTCGTCTCCAGGCAATTTTCGGCGCCGCCGAAACCCCGTGCCGAACAGAGTCTTACAGCCATTCGGCGCGCCAATGCCACACTGCGCAACCTCTTTTCACCGTCGAGGCGGATCCTCCACCGCATCGGGCAGGCGATGATTTCGATGCACAATCGACACCGTCTTGCGAGTACATGCAGCCGTCACCTCGTACTCTGGACCGGTACCACCCGAAGGAGGACCGATATGCCAGCAGTCACCACACCTCACGTTTATGTTCACCGCGCCGGCGATCGGCTGAAAACGAAGATTTCCTGGTTGGATTCGAAGCACTCGTTCTCCTTCGGCCAGCACTACGACCCCGACAACACGCACCACGGACTGCTCCTCGTGAACAACGACGACACCGTGCTCCCGGGTCAGGGGTTCGAGACGCACCCGCACAAGGACATGGAGATCGTCACCTGGGTGCTGCGGGGCTCGCTCGTCCACCAGGACTCGATCGGCCACTCCGGCATCATCTATCCCGGCCTTGCGCAACGCATGAGCGCAGGCAAGGGCATCATGCATTCCGAGAAGAACGACAGTTGGCGCCTGAGCGGTGAGCAGCACCACGAGCCGGTGCACTTCGTCCAGATGTGGGTGGTACCCGACGAAGCCGGTCTCACACCGAGTTACGAACAACTCGAGATCGAGGACGAGATCCTCAAGGGCGGCCTGGTTCCCGTCGCGTCCGGAATGCCCGAATACAAGGACAATTCGGCGATTCGGATCAACAACAAGCACGCGGCCCTGCACGTCGCGCGCGTCTTCCCCGGCTCGCCGGTCACGCTTCCCGAGGCTCCTTACCTCCACGTCTTCGTCGCCCAGGGCACCGCGGAGATGGAAGGTGTCGGCACCGTGTACGAGGGCGACGCTGTGCGGCTGAGCGCCTCCGGTGGCCAGCAGATCTCGTCCCACTCCGGCGCGGAGGTCCTCGTCTGGGAGATGCACGCCCGCATCGGCGGGTAAGTTCCCAGCGACTTCACAGCCTGACGGCACTGTGCGACCAGGCCCCGCGGTGCGTCACGGCCGTCGAGGAGACGCAGGGGCCGTATTGGTTCGACGTCGACTCCATCCGCAGCCACATCCGCGAGGACCGGCCGGGGAAGAAAACGGTGCTCACCACCCAGCACGTGACCAATGCCACCGACAGCATCTACGACGACGCAGGCCTGCTGACCGTCGTCAAGCAGTCGGACCGCTACCTCGCGGCGATCAATCTCGGCATCGACGTCTGATCGATCCCCGATCCCCTTTTCGGCCCGAACGCGGTTTCGCCCTGAGCGCAGTGGTGGACCGCTCCCCGAGGAACGGTGTAAGGATGGAACGCATGACCACGGCTCAGCGCTCCGGCATCGACCTCACCCACCTCGACAGCGACACCCGCGCCCAGGACGACCTGTTCGTTCACGTGAACGGCAAGTGGATCGACGACTACGAGATTCCCGCGGACCGGGCGATCGACGGCGCGTTCCGCACGCTGTACGACAAGGCCGAGGTCGACGTCCGGACCATCATCGAGGAGGCGGCGGGCTCCGGCGCGGCGCCGGGCACCGACGCGCAGCGCATCGGCGACCTGTACGGCAGCTTCATGGACGCGGACGTCGTCGAAGCCGCGGGGCTCGCCCCGATCGCCGGCGAACTCTCCGACGTGGCGTCGGCCACCGACCTCTCCGCGCTCGCCGCCGTACTCGGCCGGCTGCAGCGCACCGGGGTCGGCGGGGCCGTCGGCGGCTACGTCGACACCGATGCGAAGAACTCGGAGCGGTACCTCGTCCACTTCAGTCAGTCGGGGATCGGCCTGCCCGACGAGTCGTACTACCGCCAGGACGATCATGCGGAGATCCGCACGGCGTACGTGGCGCACATCGCGAAGATGTTCGCCCTTGCCGGCGTCGACTACGACGCGCAGCGGGTGTTCGACCTGGAAACGAAGATCGCAGCGGGTCACTGGGACGTCGTCAAGCGTCGCGACGCGGAGCTGAGCTACAACCTGCTCACCCTCGACCAGTTGCCCGCCGGATTCGACTGGTCCGCGTGGATCGCCGCGCTCGGCGGCACGCCGGAGCAGTTCGCCGAACTCGTGGTCCGTCAGCCCGACTTCCTCACCACCCTCGCCGGGCTGTGGACGTCCGAAGCGTTCGACGACTGGAAGGCGTGGGCCACCTGGAACATCATCCGGTCCCGGGCCCCGTACCTCACGCAGGCCCTGGTCGACGAGAACTTCGCCTTCTACGGGAAGACGCTGACCGGCGCCGAAGAGATCCGTGATCGCTGGAAGCGCGGCGTGTCCCTGGTGCAGGACCTGCTGGGCGAGGCTGTCGGCAAGCTGTACGTCGAGCGGCACTTCCCGGCGGACGCGAAGGCCCGCATGCAGGAACTCGTCGCGAACCTGCAGGAGGCATACCGGCGCAACATCTCCGACCTCGACTGGATGAGCCCCGAGACCCGGCAGGCCGCGCTGCGCAAGCTCGAGAAGTTCACGCCGAAGATCGGGTACCCCGACAAGTGGCGCGACTACTCGGCCGTCACCATCTCCCGCGACGACCTGGTCGG
It includes:
- a CDS encoding M13 family metallopeptidase — its product is MTTAQRSGIDLTHLDSDTRAQDDLFVHVNGKWIDDYEIPADRAIDGAFRTLYDKAEVDVRTIIEEAAGSGAAPGTDAQRIGDLYGSFMDADVVEAAGLAPIAGELSDVASATDLSALAAVLGRLQRTGVGGAVGGYVDTDAKNSERYLVHFSQSGIGLPDESYYRQDDHAEIRTAYVAHIAKMFALAGVDYDAQRVFDLETKIAAGHWDVVKRRDAELSYNLLTLDQLPAGFDWSAWIAALGGTPEQFAELVVRQPDFLTTLAGLWTSEAFDDWKAWATWNIIRSRAPYLTQALVDENFAFYGKTLTGAEEIRDRWKRGVSLVQDLLGEAVGKLYVERHFPADAKARMQELVANLQEAYRRNISDLDWMSPETRQAALRKLEKFTPKIGYPDKWRDYSAVTISRDDLVGNYRSGYAAEYDRDLAKLGGPVDRDEWFMTPQTVNAYYNPGMNEIVFPAAILQPPFFDAAADDAANYGGIGAVIGHEIGHGFDDQGAKYDGDGNMIDWWTDDDRTEFGKRTKALIEQYNAFEPKALPGHTVNGEFTIGENIGDLGGLSIAIAAYRIATDGSEPEILDGLTGLQRVFFGWAQVWRTKARDAEALRRLAVDPHSPPEFRCNGVVRNLDTFHEAFDVRPGDALYLDPEERVKIW
- the couO gene encoding 4-hydroxyphenyl-beta-ketoacyl-CoA hydrolase, which gives rise to MSRYEYGIDFDKIAAIDIHTHVEIDGCGHRSLDDELMAASEKYFKSGEERTPTIDTIADHYRARNMAAVVFTVDAGAATGHAANSVEEIAEGAARHNDVLIPFGSVDPWQGKAAVRRVHRLVDEYGVKGFKFHPSMQGFEPNDRRFYPLYEAITEAGVPALFHTGQTGIGAGLPGGHGIKLRYSDPMLLDDVAADFPDLTVIMAHPAVPWVDAQISIATHKANVFIDLSGWSPKYFPPQLVKAANSMLRGKVLFGSDFPVIQVDRWMTDFANLDIKPEVAPLIFKRNALRVLGIKH
- the couN gene encoding 4-hydroxyphenyl-beta-hydroxyacyl-CoA dehydrogenase, which produces MDLSHKVAVVTGSGQGLGLAYAQDLARHGAAVVINDVNQATADAAVAEITAAGGRAVAVVAAVGSTDTAQKLVAGAVEAFGHLDIMVTNAGILRDKVLWKMTDDDFDAVVGVHLRGTFTCVREAVLRFREQGGGGRIICIGSPAGQRGNFGQTNYSGAKSGIVGMVRTWALELQRAGITANAVCPVAATAMTETVPFLAPYIEGMKSGEPLPGIIRREVGMGTPDDAAGIISFLASDDAADITGQAFAVGGDRLALWTHPELTAVEYHDGGWSADDIADRWARTFGDSVQSVGEEFPEELMAK
- the couM gene encoding p-hydroxycinnamoyl-CoA hydratase, which produces MTTATTTRVATLADLTALEGQPLGTSSWIDIPQQRIDTFADATDDHQWIHVDPERAKAESPFGGPIAHGYLTLSLIIPMWDEILTVDSVTMAVNYGLNKVRFTNPVPAEGRVRLNATLQSVEQLPKGGVQVTVAGQIELEGSERPAVVVEAVYRFFE
- a CDS encoding pirin-like bicupin family protein encodes the protein MPAVTTPHVYVHRAGDRLKTKISWLDSKHSFSFGQHYDPDNTHHGLLLVNNDDTVLPGQGFETHPHKDMEIVTWVLRGSLVHQDSIGHSGIIYPGLAQRMSAGKGIMHSEKNDSWRLSGEQHHEPVHFVQMWVVPDEAGLTPSYEQLEIEDEILKGGLVPVASGMPEYKDNSAIRINNKHAALHVARVFPGSPVTLPEAPYLHVFVAQGTAEMEGVGTVYEGDAVRLSASGGQQISSHSGAEVLVWEMHARIGG